From a single Cyprinus carpio isolate SPL01 chromosome A3, ASM1834038v1, whole genome shotgun sequence genomic region:
- the sdr42e2 gene encoding putative short-chain dehydrogenase/reductase family 42E member 2 yields MKENRSLCQVEQLPCACLLDCHRQTHTRSAAGAPIRHRANGAVGALCNSPNCVVAARLEGSEQGQHGTGRVLVTGGAGYFGFRLGRALAGQGATVFLLDLHKPPWDIPDGAVFQQVNISVCVLLQIDIRDYDALYKICAGVDVIYHTASYGMSGPEQLRRKQIESVNVGGTNNVINVCTERGISKLIYTSTVNVAFAGRPIEDGDEDSVPCVPLDSHIDHYSRTKAIAERMVLAADGRSTKDGGLLHTCVLRPSGIYGPGERRHLHRVMVNVERRLFSFCFGDHNAKMNWVHVDNLVMAHVLAADALTADKAFVASGQVYFINDGESANVFEWLTPLFERLGYGQPLIHLPVSLVYSAAILMERLHLALSPIMEIPLLLTRNEVRNIAVSHTFKIEKAQRELGFSPKKYSLTDSVDQYLRSRPPRSAASMLNTRHHFLLLLLLLMGFIALVICSAGRE; encoded by the exons ATGAAGGAGAACAGGTCCTTGTGTCAGGTGGAGCAGCTGCCCTGTGCATGTCTGCTAGACTGCCACCGACAGACCCACACCCGCAGCGCCGCAGGGGCCCCCATCCGACACAGAGCCAACGGGGCAGTGGGGGCCTTGTGCAACAGTCCCAACTGTGTGGTGGCCGCCAGGCTGGAGGGCTCTGAGCAGGGACAGCATGGGACCGGCAGGGTGCTGGTCACCGGAGGAGCCGGATACTTCGGATTCAGACTGGGCCGCGCTCTGGCAGGCCAAGGGGCCACAGTCTTTCTGCTGGACCTCCATAAGCCGCCTTGGGATATCCCTGATGGAGCCGTCTTCCAGCAGGTAAA tatatctgtgtgtgttttacttcAAATTGATATCCGGGATTATGATGCCCTGTATAAGATCTGTGCGGGAGTGGACGTTATTTATCACACTGCTTCCTACGGGATGTCCGGACCTGAACAG TTGAGGAGAAAGCAGATTGAATCAGTCAATGTTGGCGGCACGAATAATGTCATAAACG TCTGTACGGAGCGAGGCATCTCTAAACTCATCTACACCAGCACAGTCAATGTGGCGTTCGCTGGCCGGCCCATCGAGGATGGAGATGAAGACTCAGTTCCCTGCGTGCCGCTGGA ttcGCACATAGACCATTACTCCAGAACTAAAGCTATCGCTGAACGCATGGTGCTCGCTGCCGATGGAAGATCAACAAAAG ATGGTGGTCTTTTACACACATGTGTCCTGCGCCCTTCTGGTATCTACGGTCCTGGAGAGAGAAGACATTTACACAGGGTGATG gtGAATGTGGAGAGGAGGTTGTTCAGCTTTTGTTTTGGGGACCATAATGCCAAGATGAACTGGGTACATGTGGATAATTTGGTGATGGCTCATGTTTTAGCAGCAGATGCACTGACTGCAGATAAAGCCTTTGTGGCG AGTGGACAGGTCTACTTTATCAATGATGGGGAGTCTGCCAATGTCTTTGAATGGTTGACACCTCTT TTTGAAAGACTAGGTTATGGTCAGCCACTGATTCACCTTCCTGTGTCTCTGGTCTACTCAGCAG CAATTCTGATGGAGCGACTGCATTTGGCTCTGAGTCCTATAATGGAAATTCCATTACTTCTGACAAGAAATGAG GTGAGAAACATTGCTGTCAGTCACACCTTTAAAATCGAGAAGGCACAGCGAGAACTGGGCTTCAGTCCTAAGAAGTACAGCCTGACCGACTCGGTGGATCAGTACCTGCGGAGCAGACCGCCACGTTCAGCTGCGTCAATGTTGAACACACGACATCACTTCCTGCTGCTCCTGCTGCTCCTGATGGGATTCATCGCTCTCGTGATCTGCTCTGCAGGACGGGAATAA